Part of the Longimicrobium sp. genome, CCCGGAGGAAGCGATGTCCCACCGCGAGAAGGTCGCGCTCGCGCGGATGGCGGCGCTGGTGGCGCTGGCGCTGGCGGCCGGGTGCGGACGCGCCCGGCCCAACGCGGCTCCCGAGCCGGAGCCGGGCGCCCGGCCGGAGCGCAGCAGCGCCAGCGGCGGCGGCCAGGCGGTGTCGGAGGAGGACCTGAAGAACTCCCGGGTCGCGCGCGCCGAGGAACTGCTGGAGGGGCGCTTCGCCGGGGTGCAGGTCTTCCGCCGGCCCGATGGGGGGATCGCGGTGCGCATCCGCGGCACCACCTCGGTCTACGGCGACGCCGAGCCGCTGTACGTGGTCGACGGGATGCCCGTGAACGCGGGTCCCGGCGGCGCGCTGAACGGGATCAACCCGTACGACATCGTCCGCATCGAGGTGCTGAAGGACATCGGCTCC contains:
- a CDS encoding TonB-dependent receptor plug domain-containing protein, whose protein sequence is MSHREKVALARMAALVALALAAGCGRARPNAAPEPEPGARPERSSASGGGQAVSEEDLKNSRVARAEELLEGRFAGVQVFRRPDGGIAVRIRGTTSVYGDAEPLYVVDGMPVNAGPGGALNGINPYDIVRIEVLKDIGSTSAYGMRGANGVVLITTRRP